The following are from one region of the Veillonella nakazawae genome:
- a CDS encoding bile acid:sodium symporter family protein: MSIIRSLNHLFNSYLSWIVLLMAVLAYLLPTVFSWMTPYIAYMLQFVMFAMGLTLTAQVFLDVFKQPMKVILVSVIQFLWMPLAGFLVALIFNFPPEIGIGFILLGACPGGTASNVMTFLANGNVPLSVSATTVSTLLAPVLTPLFVVLYAGATSSIEIQFMPMFISIVKIVLVPIILGIVLNYFIGSKIEPVKSVCPTIAAIAVLLILAAVTAVNQKQIAETGFIIFVACLVQNVSGYVVTYFVCKALSIDVSSRRAMQIEVAMQNSALSVSLALKHFTPQAAVAGAVFSIIHNFTGSIFAGICRKHDDQEKLENA; encoded by the coding sequence ATGAGTATTATTCGTTCTCTTAACCACTTATTCAATAGTTATCTTTCATGGATAGTGCTATTGATGGCAGTGTTAGCGTATTTATTACCAACCGTATTTTCTTGGATGACGCCGTACATTGCGTACATGCTACAATTTGTAATGTTTGCCATGGGGTTAACATTAACAGCTCAAGTGTTCCTTGATGTATTTAAGCAACCGATGAAAGTTATCCTCGTATCTGTTATCCAATTTTTATGGATGCCATTAGCAGGTTTCTTGGTAGCCTTAATCTTCAATTTCCCACCAGAAATTGGTATCGGATTCATCTTGTTAGGTGCATGTCCTGGTGGTACTGCTTCTAATGTTATGACATTCCTTGCAAATGGTAACGTTCCGTTATCCGTATCTGCAACGACTGTTTCTACATTATTGGCTCCAGTATTAACACCTTTATTCGTTGTATTGTATGCAGGTGCCACATCTTCTATTGAAATTCAATTCATGCCGATGTTTATTTCTATCGTAAAAATCGTATTGGTACCAATCATCTTAGGTATCGTATTGAATTACTTCATTGGCTCTAAGATCGAACCTGTTAAATCTGTATGCCCTACAATTGCGGCTATTGCAGTATTGTTAATCTTGGCTGCTGTTACTGCGGTGAACCAAAAACAAATTGCTGAAACTGGTTTCATCATTTTCGTAGCGTGCTTAGTACAAAATGTGAGTGGTTATGTAGTAACGTACTTTGTATGTAAAGCGTTAAGCATCGATGTTTCTTCTCGTCGTGCAATGCAAATCGAAGTAGCAATGCAAAACTCCGCATTATCCGTATCCTTAGCACTTAAACACTTCACACCTCAAGCTGCTGTAGCAGGTGCAGTGTTCTCCATCATTCATAACTTTACAGGCTCTATCTTTGCAGGTATTTGCCGTAAACATGATGATCAAGAAAAATTGGAAAATGCTTAA
- a CDS encoding Mini-ribonuclease 3 has protein sequence MKFKQFQFLKNEAIKKLTALEQEPLRLRKRTIEECLSTDAVMLAYIGDAVYSMYVRERVVQMNITKVQVLHTIVTEFICAKSQAKVLLEIEDTFTEQEQAIARRARNSNVNVPKSSSVQEYRSSTAFEAVLGFLYETRQDERLQDVMKQAFSITLRGM, from the coding sequence GTGAAGTTTAAACAATTTCAATTCTTAAAGAATGAAGCGATAAAAAAGTTGACGGCTCTTGAACAAGAGCCGCTTCGTTTGCGTAAAAGAACTATAGAGGAATGCCTTAGTACAGATGCGGTTATGCTTGCCTATATTGGTGATGCCGTATACTCCATGTATGTGCGTGAACGAGTGGTACAAATGAATATAACGAAGGTGCAAGTGTTGCACACAATTGTTACTGAGTTTATTTGTGCTAAGTCACAAGCGAAGGTATTGCTAGAAATAGAGGATACTTTTACAGAACAAGAACAAGCTATTGCACGACGTGCTAGAAATAGTAATGTAAATGTACCGAAAAGCAGTTCGGTTCAAGAATATCGCAGTAGTACCGCTTTTGAAGCCGTACTGGGATTTCTTTATGAAACGCGTCAAGATGAGCGATTACAAGATGTTATGAAGCAAGCCTTTTCAATAACTCTACGAGGTATGTAG
- the secG gene encoding preprotein translocase subunit SecG, whose protein sequence is MTNFLMIVEVIVSILLIVVVVAQNSKNAGMGGAVSGAADSSFGGKQRGLDAFLSKCTIILGIIFAVLSLVLGAMINQF, encoded by the coding sequence GTGACAAATTTTTTAATGATTGTAGAAGTAATCGTATCTATTTTATTAATCGTAGTAGTTGTTGCACAGAATAGCAAAAACGCAGGCATGGGCGGTGCTGTATCTGGTGCGGCAGACTCTTCTTTTGGTGGTAAGCAACGCGGTTTAGACGCTTTCTTATCTAAATGTACGATTATATTGGGGATTATCTTTGCTGTGTTGAGCTTAGTGTTAGGGGCAATGATTAATCAATTCTAA
- the gltX gene encoding glutamate--tRNA ligase translates to MSSMKVRFAPSPTGPFHIGGARSALFNWLLARKEKGTFVLRIEDTDLARSTRESEENIKASLQWLGMNWDEGIDVGGDNGPYRQTERLDLYKEVTQRLLDEGKAYECYCTPEELDAVRQEQMDRGETPKYNGHCQHLDEETKAKYIAEGRKPTIRLRVPLNKTYAFDDMVRGHVSFESNGVGDFVIVKSDGIPVYNFAVVMDDHMMDITHVIRAEEHLSNTPRQMAIYEALGWEVPKFGHISLILGKDYKKMSKRHGATSVEQYKQLGYLPEALVNFLALLGWAPEGEEEFFTQDELIQAFSMDRVAKNPAVFDIDKLNHINFHYMKNLSDEELFHLCLPHLKEVGLAPDSLNQADIDWLTLLCSTFRDHISYGAQIKDHVGMFMGETVFLEEGHEEELRAVLNEETAPTVLGAFRSALAELDEITPDVVKATIKAVMKETALKGKFVFMPIRVALTGQMHGPDLNNIVTLLGKEKCLHRLDNVSALTK, encoded by the coding sequence ATGAGTTCCATGAAAGTTCGTTTTGCTCCAAGCCCTACGGGTCCATTCCACATTGGTGGCGCTCGTTCTGCTTTGTTTAACTGGTTGTTAGCACGTAAAGAAAAAGGCACATTTGTATTGCGTATTGAAGATACAGATTTGGCTCGTTCTACCCGTGAAAGTGAAGAAAATATCAAAGCTTCCTTGCAATGGCTTGGCATGAACTGGGATGAAGGCATTGATGTAGGTGGCGATAATGGTCCTTACCGTCAAACAGAACGTCTTGACTTATATAAAGAAGTAACACAACGTTTGTTGGACGAAGGCAAAGCATATGAATGCTATTGCACACCTGAAGAATTAGATGCTGTTCGCCAAGAACAAATGGATCGTGGTGAAACACCTAAATATAATGGCCATTGCCAACATTTAGATGAAGAAACAAAGGCTAAATATATTGCAGAAGGTCGTAAACCAACCATTCGCTTGCGCGTTCCTTTGAATAAAACATATGCTTTCGATGATATGGTACGTGGTCATGTATCCTTTGAATCCAATGGTGTAGGTGACTTTGTAATCGTAAAATCTGATGGTATTCCTGTATATAACTTTGCGGTAGTAATGGATGACCATATGATGGATATTACTCACGTTATTCGTGCAGAAGAACATTTATCTAATACTCCACGTCAAATGGCTATTTATGAAGCACTAGGCTGGGAAGTACCTAAGTTTGGTCACATTTCCTTGATTCTTGGTAAAGATTACAAAAAAATGTCCAAACGCCATGGTGCTACATCTGTTGAACAATACAAACAATTGGGCTATTTGCCAGAAGCACTTGTAAACTTCCTGGCGCTTCTTGGTTGGGCTCCAGAAGGAGAAGAAGAATTTTTCACACAAGATGAATTGATTCAAGCCTTCTCCATGGATCGCGTAGCTAAAAACCCTGCTGTATTCGATATTGATAAATTGAACCATATCAACTTCCACTACATGAAAAACTTAAGCGATGAAGAGCTATTCCATCTTTGCTTGCCTCATTTGAAAGAGGTTGGTTTGGCTCCAGATAGCTTGAATCAAGCGGATATTGATTGGTTGACATTGTTATGCTCTACATTCCGCGACCATATTAGCTATGGTGCTCAAATTAAAGATCATGTAGGCATGTTCATGGGTGAAACTGTATTCCTTGAAGAAGGTCACGAAGAGGAATTGCGTGCTGTATTGAATGAAGAAACAGCACCAACAGTTCTCGGCGCATTCCGCAGTGCATTGGCGGAACTTGATGAAATTACGCCTGACGTTGTAAAAGCAACAATTAAAGCAGTAATGAAAGAAACTGCTTTGAAAGGTAAATTCGTATTCATGCCAATCCGCGTAGCTTTAACTGGTCAAATGCATGGTCCAGATTTGAATAATATTGTTACATTGCTTGGCAAAGAAAAATGCTTACATCGTTTAGATAATGTAAGTGCTTTAACAAAATAG
- a CDS encoding NYN domain-containing protein — MLKDILIVDGYNVIFAWTHLKKLAHESLEHARMELRDRLLNYGKFKGYEVILVFDGKYTKSGGSVEAITSGFLEVYTEDGETADSFIEREVFLRKGKYTNVYVVTSDGAEQNQILGSGGLRIPARELQNMIRIAKEEERLQYAHEHRRDQFSLRRNELGGLLSPEVAEKLEKLRRGH, encoded by the coding sequence ATGCTAAAAGATATTTTAATTGTAGACGGATATAATGTGATATTCGCCTGGACTCATCTAAAGAAACTCGCTCATGAATCATTAGAACATGCCCGTATGGAGCTTCGAGATAGATTGTTGAATTACGGAAAATTCAAGGGTTATGAAGTTATCCTTGTGTTTGATGGTAAATATACAAAATCTGGTGGTTCTGTAGAGGCTATTACGAGCGGCTTCCTCGAAGTGTATACTGAGGACGGGGAAACGGCGGATTCCTTTATTGAGCGAGAGGTGTTTTTGCGAAAAGGTAAATACACCAATGTATATGTTGTGACCTCTGATGGAGCTGAACAAAATCAAATTCTTGGATCTGGAGGCTTACGCATTCCAGCTCGAGAATTACAAAATATGATTCGTATAGCTAAGGAAGAGGAACGATTACAATATGCTCATGAACATAGACGAGATCAATTTAGCTTGCGACGTAATGAATTAGGAGGGTTATTATCTCCTGAAGTAGCTGAAAAGCTAGAGAAATTAAGGCGTGGCCATTGA
- the cysS gene encoding cysteine--tRNA ligase: MREITVYNTMTRQKEVFNPVTPGEAKMYVCGVTPYNHPHIGNARPFVTWDVIRRYMKHVGYKVTYVQNFTDVDDKIINTSNGEGVSWDTIANRYIDSYFEVMDALGVQRADIYPRVSTHIEDIIAMISTLIEKGYAYELDGDVYYSVDKFEHYGELSGRTLDDMEAGARIEVDGRKKNPMDFALWKSAKPGEPYWESPWGNGRPGWHIECSAMSQKYLGTEFDFHGGGSDLIFPHHENEIAQSEGCSGQHPSVRYWLHNGFITINSEKMSKSLNNFFLVKDILEQYSPDALRYFLLSTHYRSPLDFSDERLEEANKSLERLSTAIENLLYLEKCEPGPCDEAQHLLEKAKEYEEEFEAAMSDDFNTALATSSMFGLAKEINIYYQAVTAREGVVCQEAIAEVKRIFKFMTEVIGILEKAWEGNTGANAAEYEELMQVILSVRQACRDQKQWALADCIRDRLAEIGITIEDSPQGARWKKREV; this comes from the coding sequence ATGAGAGAAATTACAGTTTATAATACTATGACGCGCCAAAAAGAGGTGTTCAACCCTGTAACACCAGGTGAAGCAAAAATGTACGTATGTGGTGTTACACCATATAACCATCCTCACATTGGCAATGCACGTCCATTTGTAACTTGGGACGTAATTCGTCGCTATATGAAACATGTAGGATATAAAGTAACATATGTACAAAACTTTACTGATGTGGATGACAAAATCATCAATACATCCAATGGTGAAGGCGTATCTTGGGATACTATTGCAAATCGTTATATCGACAGCTATTTTGAAGTAATGGATGCCCTTGGTGTACAACGTGCTGATATTTATCCACGTGTTTCTACACATATCGAAGATATTATTGCTATGATCTCTACATTGATTGAAAAAGGCTATGCTTATGAACTCGATGGTGATGTATATTATAGCGTTGATAAATTTGAACATTATGGTGAGTTATCTGGTCGTACATTAGATGATATGGAAGCTGGTGCTCGTATCGAAGTTGATGGTCGTAAGAAAAATCCTATGGACTTTGCATTATGGAAATCTGCAAAACCAGGTGAACCATATTGGGAAAGCCCTTGGGGTAATGGCCGTCCAGGTTGGCATATTGAATGTTCTGCTATGAGCCAAAAGTACTTAGGTACAGAATTTGACTTCCATGGTGGTGGTAGTGATTTGATCTTCCCACATCACGAAAATGAAATTGCTCAATCTGAAGGCTGCTCTGGTCAACATCCATCTGTACGCTATTGGTTACACAATGGTTTCATCACTATTAATTCTGAAAAAATGTCTAAATCCTTGAATAACTTTTTCTTGGTAAAAGATATTTTAGAACAATATAGTCCAGACGCATTGCGCTACTTCTTGTTGAGCACACATTATCGCAGTCCATTAGATTTCTCTGATGAACGTTTAGAAGAAGCAAATAAATCCTTAGAACGTTTAAGCACTGCTATTGAAAATCTATTGTACCTTGAAAAATGTGAACCAGGTCCTTGTGATGAGGCTCAACATTTATTAGAAAAAGCTAAAGAGTATGAAGAAGAATTCGAAGCAGCAATGAGTGATGATTTCAATACTGCTTTAGCTACATCTAGTATGTTTGGTCTTGCTAAAGAAATCAACATCTATTACCAAGCTGTGACAGCCCGTGAAGGCGTTGTTTGCCAAGAAGCAATTGCTGAGGTTAAGCGTATCTTCAAGTTCATGACAGAGGTTATTGGTATTCTTGAAAAAGCATGGGAAGGCAACACAGGTGCCAATGCTGCTGAATATGAAGAACTAATGCAGGTTATCTTGTCTGTACGTCAAGCGTGTCGTGATCAAAAACAATGGGCACTAGCTGATTGTATCCGCGATCGTTTGGCTGAAATCGGTATTACTATTGAGGATTCTCCTCAAGGTGCACGGTGGAAAAAACGTGAAGTTTAA
- the rlmB gene encoding 23S rRNA (guanosine(2251)-2'-O)-methyltransferase RlmB produces the protein MDNYIVGRNAVKEALRSGRSIQRIMVSEDKVKTGLADIVGLAKSQGIEVRPTPIKQMNKYDLEVPHQGVIALVSAVQFKELGEVLQETNHEVPLLILTDGVEDPHNMGAIIRTAECVGATAVLIPKRHNAPINATVAKTSAGAIEQIPLVQVGNVAQTIKQLQKQGFWVMGAHMEGDRTLYEADMTIPTVIVIGNEGKGISRVVKDACDFLVTIPMYGNLNSLNASVAAAVLMYEAVRQRQAK, from the coding sequence ATGGATAATTATATTGTAGGTCGCAATGCAGTTAAAGAAGCCCTTAGAAGCGGTCGTTCTATTCAACGCATTATGGTCAGTGAAGATAAGGTTAAAACTGGTCTAGCTGATATTGTTGGTCTTGCTAAATCTCAAGGTATTGAAGTACGTCCAACGCCTATCAAACAAATGAATAAATATGATTTAGAGGTACCACATCAAGGTGTTATAGCTCTTGTTTCTGCCGTTCAATTTAAAGAACTAGGTGAAGTGCTACAAGAGACGAATCATGAAGTACCTTTGCTTATTTTGACAGATGGCGTTGAGGATCCTCATAACATGGGGGCTATCATTCGTACTGCTGAATGTGTGGGGGCTACGGCTGTTCTCATTCCTAAGCGACATAATGCACCTATTAATGCGACAGTTGCTAAAACATCAGCCGGTGCTATTGAACAAATTCCTCTAGTGCAGGTTGGAAATGTAGCTCAAACCATCAAACAACTTCAAAAACAAGGCTTTTGGGTTATGGGCGCTCATATGGAAGGGGATCGCACTTTATACGAGGCAGATATGACAATCCCTACTGTTATCGTCATTGGTAACGAAGGTAAGGGCATTAGTCGCGTTGTGAAAGACGCATGTGATTTCCTCGTTACCATTCCTATGTATGGAAATTTAAATTCTTTGAATGCATCTGTGGCTGCTGCTGTTCTTATGTATGAAGCTGTGCGTCAGCGCCAAGCGAAATAA
- the sigH gene encoding RNA polymerase sporulation sigma factor SigH, whose translation MNTIHTGKSDYNFKEMTDEQVVVIAQEEQNEFAIDYIVNKYKNFVRAKARSYFLVGADREDIIQEGMIGLYKATRDFKHDKLASFRAFAELCITRQIITAIKSATRQKHAPLNSYVSLNKPVYTEESERTLIEMLSSAKVTNPEDLIISQEELDDIERNIGHILSELEWEVLEGYLDGRSYQEMAEVTDRSVKSIDNALQRVKRKLEKYLEHRVLDSPRATQEG comes from the coding sequence ATGAACACAATTCATACAGGCAAGTCCGATTACAATTTCAAAGAAATGACCGATGAGCAAGTTGTGGTCATAGCTCAAGAAGAGCAAAATGAGTTTGCAATCGATTATATTGTTAATAAATATAAAAACTTTGTTCGTGCAAAGGCGCGTTCTTACTTTTTAGTAGGTGCAGATCGTGAAGACATCATTCAAGAAGGGATGATTGGTCTTTATAAGGCTACGCGGGATTTTAAACATGATAAATTGGCGTCCTTTAGAGCTTTTGCGGAGCTTTGTATAACTAGACAGATTATTACGGCTATTAAGTCGGCTACTAGACAAAAACATGCACCTTTAAATTCCTATGTATCTTTAAATAAACCAGTTTATACAGAGGAATCAGAGCGTACATTGATCGAGATGCTATCTTCAGCAAAGGTTACCAATCCTGAGGACCTTATTATCAGCCAAGAGGAATTGGATGATATTGAGCGCAATATTGGTCATATTTTAAGTGAACTCGAGTGGGAGGTCTTGGAAGGATATCTAGACGGACGTTCTTACCAAGAAATGGCTGAGGTCACTGATCGCAGTGTCAAATCTATAGACAATGCGTTACAAAGGGTTAAACGTAAATTAGAGAAGTATTTAGAACATCGGGTTTTGGACTCTCCAAGAGCCACACAGGAAGGATGA